Proteins found in one Gigantopelta aegis isolate Gae_Host chromosome 12, Gae_host_genome, whole genome shotgun sequence genomic segment:
- the LOC121385887 gene encoding KRAB-A domain-containing protein 2-like, with the protein MVKELGKKYANVTRDSIELFKSMCIDCQRKRVRPMTKGVVVRPILSKEFSARGQVDLIDMQSLPHGSFKWIMVYQDHLTKFVVIRPLTSKRAAEVAHQLMDIFLLFGSPHILQSDNGSEFTAQIISDLKELCQS; encoded by the coding sequence ATGGTAAAGGAGTTAGGCAAGAAGTATGCCAATGTTACCAGGGATTCTATTGAACTGTTTAAGTCAATGTGCATTGACTGTCAGCGTAAACGTGTTCGACCGATGACAAAGGGTGTGGTTGTCCGACCGATCTTGTCTAAAGAGTTCTCCGCTCGTGGCCAAGTAGATCTCATTGATATGCAATCGTTACCGCATGGTTCTTTCAAGTGGATTATGGTGTATCAGGACCATCTTACAAAGTTCGTTGTTATCCGCCCACTGACATCAAAGCGAGCTGCTGAGGTTGCACACCAACTCATGGACATATTTCTGCTATTCGGTTCGCCACATATATTACAGAGCGACAACGGTTCCGAATTTACAGCTCAAATCATTTCCGATTTGAAGGAGTTGTGCCAGAGCTAG
- the LOC121385888 gene encoding uncharacterized protein LOC121385888, which produces MLVAWMSENDTADWTIGVKFVLLRKNSSFNAGIKQSPYATLFGIEARIGLTSSSLPHDVIQKLQTEDDLLAILSSSSTQPDTQPLPETTQPLPETTQPLPETTQALTETIQPLPETTQPTSSIDKKRKLAIAAQQKQAERVVKRSRVIMKDGTVGDNVAVPIPSVDRGRGNPRNILGVILAVENGQYTIGCPSGILKGKYSRHQFDLCPQRLLSESDINSDSSVSLRQANKKESQHGG; this is translated from the coding sequence ATGCTTGTTGCGTGGATGAGTGAGAATGACACCGCTGATTGGACTATTGGTGTTAAATTTGTTCTGCTTCGCAAGAACTCAAGTTTCAATGCGGGAATAAAACAGTCACCTTATGCAACCTTATTTGGCATCGAAGCCAGGATTGGTTTGACTTCCTCGTCGTTACCGCATGATGTTATCCAGAAGCTACAGACGGAAGATGACTTACTAGCCATTCTGTCCAGCAGCTCAACTCAACCAGACACTCAACCTCTACCAGAAACGACTCAACCTCTACCAGAAACAACTCAACCTCTACCAGAAACGACTCAAGCTCTAACAGAAACAATTCAACCTCTACCAGAAACGACTCAACCAACGAGCAGCATAGACAAGAAAAGAAAGCTTGCAATAGCCGCACAACAGAAACAAGCCGAGCGTGTTGTTAAGCGAAGTCGTGTGATTATGAAGGATGGTACCGTTGGTGATAACGTAGCTGTGCCCATTCCGTCTGTTGACAGGGGACGTGGTAATCCCAGAAATATTCTAGGTGTTATATTAGCTGTAGAAAACGGGCAATATACCATTGGTTGCCCTTCTGGTATTCTGAAAGGGAAATATAGTCGACACCAGTTTGATTTATGTCCTCAGAGACTCCTGAGTGAATCTGACATTAACAGTGATAGCAGTGTGTCGCTTCGTCAAGCCAACAAAAAGGAGTCTCAACACGGTGGTTAG